One Pseudomonas tolaasii NCPPB 2192 genomic window carries:
- the carA gene encoding glutamine-hydrolyzing carbamoyl-phosphate synthase small subunit, whose amino-acid sequence MTKPAILALADGSIFRGEAIGADGQTVGEVVFNTAMTGYQEILTDPSYAQQIVTLTYPHIGNTGTTPEDVESDRVWSAGLVIRDLPLVASNWRNTMSLSDYLKANNVVAIAGIDTRRLTRILREKGSQNGCIMVGDNISEEAAIAAAQGFPGLKGMDLAKVVSVKEKYEWRSTVWDLKTDSHATIEAGELPYHVVAYDYGVKYNILRMLVERGCRVTVVPAQTPASDVLALQPDGVFLSNGPGDPEPCDYAIQAIKDVLETEIPVFGICLGHQLLALASGAKTLKMGHGHHGANHPVQDLDTGVVMITSQNHGFAVDEATLPSNVRAIHKSLFDGSLQGIERTDKSAFSFQGHPEASPGPNDVAPLFDRFINEMAKRR is encoded by the coding sequence TTGACTAAGCCAGCCATACTCGCCCTTGCTGATGGCAGCATTTTTCGCGGCGAAGCCATTGGAGCCGACGGTCAAACCGTTGGTGAGGTAGTGTTTAACACTGCCATGACCGGCTATCAGGAAATCCTTACCGATCCTTCCTACGCCCAACAGATCGTTACCCTGACCTATCCGCACATCGGCAACACCGGTACTACACCGGAAGACGTCGAGTCTGATCGCGTCTGGTCGGCCGGTCTGGTGATTCGTGACCTGCCACTGGTTGCGAGCAACTGGCGTAACACGATGTCGCTGTCCGATTACCTGAAAGCCAACAACGTTGTGGCAATCGCAGGTATCGACACGCGCCGCCTGACACGCATCCTGCGTGAAAAAGGTTCGCAGAACGGCTGCATCATGGTCGGTGACAATATCTCCGAAGAGGCGGCGATTGCCGCAGCGCAAGGTTTCCCTGGCCTGAAAGGCATGGACCTGGCGAAAGTTGTCAGTGTTAAAGAGAAGTACGAGTGGCGCTCCACTGTCTGGGACTTGAAGACCGACAGCCACGCGACCATCGAAGCCGGCGAGTTGCCTTATCACGTTGTCGCTTATGACTACGGCGTCAAGTACAACATCCTGCGCATGCTGGTCGAACGCGGCTGCCGCGTGACCGTGGTCCCGGCGCAAACCCCGGCCAGCGACGTGCTGGCCCTGCAACCGGACGGCGTGTTCCTGTCCAACGGCCCGGGTGATCCTGAGCCTTGCGACTACGCCATTCAGGCGATCAAGGACGTGCTGGAAACCGAGATTCCGGTATTCGGCATCTGCCTCGGTCACCAACTGCTGGCCCTGGCGTCCGGCGCCAAGACCCTGAAAATGGGTCACGGCCACCACGGTGCCAACCACCCCGTACAAGACCTGGACACTGGCGTCGTCATGATCACCAGCCAGAACCACGGTTTTGCGGTGGATGAAGCCACCTTGCCGAGCAACGTGCGCGCCATTCACAAGTCGCTGTTCGACGGCTCCCTGCAAGGCATCGAGCGTACCGACAAGAGCGCGTTCAGCTTCCAGGGCCACCCTGAAGCGAGCCCGGGCCCGAACGACGTAGCGCCGCTGTTCGACCGTTTCATCAATGAGATGGCCAAGCGACGCTGA
- the dapB gene encoding 4-hydroxy-tetrahydrodipicolinate reductase → MRRIAVMGAAGRMGKTLVEAVQQRSPASGLTAAIVRPGSTLIGADAGELASLGRIGVSLSGNLEQVADEFDVLIDFTLPDVMLKNLAFCRKAGKAMVIGTTGLSAEQKQLLVEAGKDIPVVFAANFSVGVNLSLKLLDLAARVLGDEADIEIIETHHRHKIDAPSGTALRMGEAIADALGRDLSKVAVYGREGHTGARARDTIGFATVRGGDVVGDHTVLFATEGERLEITHKASSRMTFAKGAVRAALWLEGREPGLYDMRDVLDLH, encoded by the coding sequence ATGCGACGTATAGCCGTGATGGGCGCTGCAGGGCGCATGGGCAAGACGCTGGTCGAGGCAGTGCAGCAGCGCTCGCCGGCTTCCGGGCTGACGGCGGCGATTGTTCGCCCTGGCAGCACCTTGATCGGCGCGGACGCCGGTGAGTTGGCGTCGCTGGGGCGCATCGGCGTTTCGCTGTCGGGCAACCTGGAGCAGGTGGCGGACGAGTTTGATGTGCTGATCGACTTCACCCTGCCTGACGTGATGCTGAAAAACCTGGCGTTCTGCCGCAAGGCGGGCAAGGCGATGGTGATCGGCACCACAGGCTTGAGCGCTGAGCAGAAGCAGCTGCTGGTAGAGGCGGGCAAGGATATTCCGGTCGTCTTCGCAGCCAACTTCAGCGTGGGTGTGAACCTGTCGCTGAAATTGCTGGATCTGGCGGCGCGCGTGCTGGGTGATGAAGCGGATATCGAGATCATCGAAACCCATCACCGCCACAAGATCGACGCACCGTCGGGCACTGCGCTGCGCATGGGCGAGGCCATTGCCGATGCGCTGGGGCGTGACCTGTCGAAAGTGGCAGTTTACGGGCGTGAAGGTCATACCGGGGCGCGTGCGCGTGACACCATTGGTTTTGCGACCGTGCGCGGTGGCGATGTGGTGGGTGATCACACGGTGCTGTTCGCCACTGAAGGCGAGCGCCTGGAAATCACGCACAAGGCCTCCAGCCGCATGACATTCGCCAAGGGCGCGGTGCGTGCTGCGCTCTGGCTGGAAGGGCGAGAGCCTGGTCTGTACGACATGCGCGACGTGCTGGATCTGCACTGA